Proteins found in one Magnolia sinica isolate HGM2019 chromosome 5, MsV1, whole genome shotgun sequence genomic segment:
- the LOC131246215 gene encoding protein NOI4-like isoform X2 translates to MSSQDRGRPLPKFGEWDVNNPASAEGFTVIFNKARDEKKTSGNTNAVVSPRKTNGGYKQDNDYDFPSKSRKWFCCG, encoded by the exons CAGGATAGGGGCAGACCATTGCCGAAATTCGGTGAGTGGGATGTGAACAATCCTGCATCGGCCGAGGGATTCACGGTAATATTCAACAAGGCTAGAGATGAGAAGAAGACCAGTGGAAATACTAACGCAGTAGTGTCACCACGAAAAACCAATGGTGGATATAAACAAGATAACGATTACGACTTTCCTTCAAAAAGT AGAAAGTGGTTCTGCTGTGGTTGA
- the LOC131246215 gene encoding protein NOI4-like isoform X1, translated as MSSQQDRGRPLPKFGEWDVNNPASAEGFTVIFNKARDEKKTSGNTNAVVSPRKTNGGYKQDNDYDFPSKSRKWFCCG; from the exons CAGCAGGATAGGGGCAGACCATTGCCGAAATTCGGTGAGTGGGATGTGAACAATCCTGCATCGGCCGAGGGATTCACGGTAATATTCAACAAGGCTAGAGATGAGAAGAAGACCAGTGGAAATACTAACGCAGTAGTGTCACCACGAAAAACCAATGGTGGATATAAACAAGATAACGATTACGACTTTCCTTCAAAAAGT AGAAAGTGGTTCTGCTGTGGTTGA